A genome region from Hevea brasiliensis isolate MT/VB/25A 57/8 chromosome 9, ASM3005281v1, whole genome shotgun sequence includes the following:
- the LOC110671414 gene encoding 22.7 kDa class IV heat shock protein isoform X2 — METEAVRRRVNTIAAHFTPTDDISPTHLFPMNCSSSLNSVIPRRDNRVYFARQGSASHAFFMRQASTEQPGVASKCSASEAPLFSRPTGMYEHQHENKQIQSPLRASKSALPAAPTLPNFARPSSRIGRKKQHFLPQKKIYSPQRVEWSPRMDVAESERSYVLTVEIPGVDVNDIRVEINKQNLLVMGKRSTQGCYLEKSISAYHKREILQGPYQVVWPLPSNVDRDSVSAEFLNGILQIIIPKL, encoded by the exons AGACGAAGAGTGAACACGATTGCTGCCCACTTCACTCCCACCGATGATATTTCTCCCACTCACCTCTTTCCCATG AATTGCAGCAGTAGTTTGAATTCTGTAATCCCAAGACGTGATAACAGAGTGTATTTTGCAAGGCAAGGGTCAGCTTCTCATGCATTCTTTATGAGACAGGCTTCAACTGAGCAG CCTGGTGTGGCCTCCAAATGCTCTGCTTCTGAAGCGCCATTGTTTTCCAGGCCAACCGGGATGTATGAACATCAACATGAAAATAAACAGATCCAATCTCCACTGAGAGCTAGCAAATCTGCTTTGCCAGCTGCGCCAACACTTCCTAATTTTGCGAGACCAAGTTCACGAATTGGTAGAAAGAAGCAGCACTTTCTTCCCCAGAAGAAAATCTATTCTCCCCAAC GAGTTGAGTGGTCACCAAGGATGGATGTTGCAGAATCTGAACGCAGTTATGTTCTGACAGTAGAGATTCCAGGAGTCGACGTCAATGACATCAGGGTGGAGATCAATAAACAAAA TTTACTTGTGATGGGCAAACGCAGCACTCAGGGCTGCTACTTAGAGAAGTCAATCTCAGCATATCACAAGAGAGAGATTTTACAAGGACCATACCAGGTTGTCTGGCCACTTCCCTCTAATGTGGACAGGGACAGTGTCTCAGCTGAGTTTCT
- the LOC110671414 gene encoding uncharacterized protein LOC110671414 isoform X1 has product METEAVRRRVNTIAAHFTPTDDISPTHLFPMNCSSSLNSVIPRRDNRVYFARQGSASHAFFMRQASTEQPGVASKCSASEAPLFSRPTGMYEHQHENKQIQSPLRASKSALPAAPTLPNFARPSSRIGRKKQHFLPQKKIYSPQRNGVEWSPRMDVAESERSYVLTVEIPGVDVNDIRVEINKQNLLVMGKRSTQGCYLEKSISAYHKREILQGPYQVVWPLPSNVDRDSVSAEFLNGILQIIIPKL; this is encoded by the exons AGACGAAGAGTGAACACGATTGCTGCCCACTTCACTCCCACCGATGATATTTCTCCCACTCACCTCTTTCCCATG AATTGCAGCAGTAGTTTGAATTCTGTAATCCCAAGACGTGATAACAGAGTGTATTTTGCAAGGCAAGGGTCAGCTTCTCATGCATTCTTTATGAGACAGGCTTCAACTGAGCAG CCTGGTGTGGCCTCCAAATGCTCTGCTTCTGAAGCGCCATTGTTTTCCAGGCCAACCGGGATGTATGAACATCAACATGAAAATAAACAGATCCAATCTCCACTGAGAGCTAGCAAATCTGCTTTGCCAGCTGCGCCAACACTTCCTAATTTTGCGAGACCAAGTTCACGAATTGGTAGAAAGAAGCAGCACTTTCTTCCCCAGAAGAAAATCTATTCTCCCCAACGTAATG GAGTTGAGTGGTCACCAAGGATGGATGTTGCAGAATCTGAACGCAGTTATGTTCTGACAGTAGAGATTCCAGGAGTCGACGTCAATGACATCAGGGTGGAGATCAATAAACAAAA TTTACTTGTGATGGGCAAACGCAGCACTCAGGGCTGCTACTTAGAGAAGTCAATCTCAGCATATCACAAGAGAGAGATTTTACAAGGACCATACCAGGTTGTCTGGCCACTTCCCTCTAATGTGGACAGGGACAGTGTCTCAGCTGAGTTTCT